TAGTACCATTTACGTGCTTTATCACAGTTCTCTTGCTTACAGTGTTAAAAACCCCACTTCTAAACCCCAATCTTCATGCAGTGTCGATGGGTCTCGTGTGAAATGTACTCTCCGGACACGGCCCAAGCTTTTCCGGCGATTCCGAGGATGATCTGCGTAATGTTCGAACCTTGCTGTAGGATAACGCGATGGTTTTCCGCCTTCAGCGAACGCCCCGGTGTCCACTTGACGATCGCACCGTCGCGTTGCAACACGTACAGCAGATTGTCGTGAAAATCCAACTTCAGCCCGCACGGCCGACCGAGCAACCGCCCAAGGTAGGTAACATTCGTTTTCATAATAATCTTCCGTACGCCATCTTCCGGAAAGGCGAGCTGACGTATGTTCCGGACGGGAAGTGCGAACAAGCGATCACTCACCGTATCCGCTACGTACAgctggttgttgttgatggtcACCTCCGAAAGTGAGATCGGATGCATTGAGGTGAGATCGTTCTTTCTGCGTAAGAGTGAGATGTCGAATGTGAGGAATGTTCAAACCGGACAAGATGAGGGTGATGCGCAACTTACTGGAATTGCAGCTTGCCTACCGTACGCTTAAACAGAGAGTACAGCAATACGTGATCCTCGTCCAGGAGCGTTATAAACGCACGTGTGTCACCATCACTAGCTGGGACTGGGTCAACAACAATCGTGTGAAAGCGTTGATTATCGGACACACGAAACTGATGGTGTATCTCACCCGTACCGGGACTAAGTAAACTACGAATGACCAGTTTCGGTGGACAGGTCAACTTATCCCGGTCCGCACCACATAGTACCCACAGTCGGGCGAGTCGATCGATATCCGTTCCCAGCACCTGTCTCAGTCCACGGCACGACCGTTCGTCCCAATCGCTCGACAGTACTCGAGGCCACTGATTGCCAGTATTTTCGGGCCAGGTTGCTTCCACCAGCGACACTAAGGGTGATGGGTGGGCAAATTACTAGAGGTAGCCTATTGTATAACACATGGCCACGGAATGTGCACTCACCGTTGGATGATTCAATCGTCAGGAATGCCCGCGAGTGGTACAGCGAAACGTGCCGCACGcggaatcgatcgatcccgATCGAACGCAGATCCCACGAGTGGCTGATACGCACTAGGGCACTTAACAGCGCAGCGCAAAAGATGCGACACTTCATCGTGAACTGATTTCAGCCCCACTTGAGCGCTGGACACGGTTGTCGTGTGCCGCGGCATCCTCCATTGATGCATACCTTTCGCGAGGTAAGTTTGCGCTGACGTTGGCACACGGGCCGGGTCGCGTGGACAACGCTCATAGCGGGAATGTTTAACAAACAGTAAACCGCAAGGTCGTTGACGAATGTTGGATGGCCGAGTGAAGTGGAACAGTTTGGAATTTGGACATTTCCACAGTGGTATGGTCGCGTTAAGGGGTGTTATAGAGTTGGAGTTAAGTGAAGTGATTCTTGAGCTTACACTTGGCAAATCAGATCCACCGTTACTTTTTTTAGGTTTTCGAGAGTCTCTCTTGGAACGAAGAAATATATTTGGAGTATGGTGCCAAATTGGGTCTTAAAATTACTGCGCGAATTATATGTGAGCCTACTGAGCTGtctttttgtggtgaaaaGCGTAACTTCCAAGTTATACAACATGTTTCAAACTTGAATATCGCTTTAATAATAGCTTAGGTATCCGGGGAATTGTCGAGTAATGCAGGAGAGTAACTCTATTGTTTTGTAACAAGCAAGGTTACATAAAGGTGGTTTATCTCTGGACTATCTGTAAACACTGTCCAATATAACATACCAGAGATAGCTAGAATTACCCAAGGTCAAATACGCCATATGGTACAATCTTAGTTAAGTCTAATGTTTCAGTGGCTAAACTCGGATAAAACGATGTCCTTACTTCTTTACCACGATTTTCTTAACAGTGTATGGGATGTTCTTACTTTTAACGGAGCTTTGAGAACTGAGAACATCAGACTTGCTGAAAGATCTAGCTCTACTACTCTAGCTTCAGTGCACTACGTTCTTTTAAAACCTCGAGAGTTGAGAACATCAGAATTGCTGAATGATCCAGATCTCCTATTTCAGTTTAAGTGAACTATGTCTTTTAAAACCTCGTCTCTGTTTCTGATTATGGTGCTATCTTCAATCTCAGGAAGTATACGTGAACTTTTAGATGCCTTGAATAAATGTCAAATTAAACTCTACTCTGTGATACTATATTATATGTCGGATGCaggagaaataaataaattggtaCAAGATTTTTCATGCAACTCGTCGGTGCACGTCATGACGGACATGTACGTCCTCTGTCAGCAGCATTCGGCCTAGCTATGACGGACATATTCATCATCCGTCAAGAGAAAAGATAATTATTTTTGTATGCTTAGTCGGGGCATAGTCGGGGCCCAGACAttgcataatttaataataaaacaataatttaattaaagagATACCAAGATATCAAAATTAAAGAGGCACCATGACACCTCATTTGAAATGGCATAAAGGTTTTAGCATAATTCCTATTGAAATTGACTCTCAGCTAGTGGTATAGTTACAATAGCCACAACAGACAACTTTAATTTGAACAATCTCCTTCTAAACCGTTCTAAAGTTACAACTCTCTAACGCTACAATTATTATTCGGATAATTCTCAATCCGTACCGTTTCTTTGTCGAACACCATTCGAATGTTCTACTGCATAACATCAATCACCCACAAACTATCGCACGCATATTTCAAACGGCCGCAAAAACCACTTCCACGTACGCAAATGGTTACTCATTTACATATGCAAAGCCACCGGTGCGTGCCTGTTGCGCGCTAGATGCCGCCGCCGCATCACACGTGGTCCCGGTTTGGTATGCGTGCCTGGGAGGTGTTGAATACAGCCGCGCTGCATTAAAATTGCACTCAGGCACGGGTGCATGCACGTACCAATTGCAAACGAGCGTCCGATTGTTGGTGGAGAGGTgtttgaagaaacaaaaaccctccATCATCGAACGTCTTGTAGATGATGCTATTGTCGCGTTATAATTGTCGACATGGTCTCGAATACTAAGTGCCCTGTGTTGGCGGAACTGGAACCGTGTCTAACATGAAACATATGTGCATGATCGACATTAATTTTGTCTCGGTCTATGTGCAAGGTCCACGACGCTTTGTATGCCCAAGTTCTTTTAGCCAATATGAGAATGCACAGATTGGGTTAATCGCTGCATGGAGGGTTCGATGATGGCGATAGAACAATAAATCAGTAATTGCATAAGAACTACAAACAACGATCTCACACGCCATCTCGATATGTTACCGTATGTGTTTTAGCCTCGGCCTTGGCATCGCAGCACGTGAGTTCTACGGTTGTGTTCCATCGAACTTTATGATGCATCAGAGCAACCGAAGCAGCTTGACATGAGTTGTTCTGAgatatcagctgatacgcgaTCATCTCACGATATTGCACACGGACAGAGGGACATACAAAGTTCAGCAACTTCCCACCGACTACTCAACAGCTGATCGTTCGAGGTTGTGCACTTTCGAACTGTGGCACCCGGTGAAGATTCCAAAGCCCACCTTCAACCGGCTCTCGTTTGACGCATTGACGCGGCGTAGACACAAACCGCGGAAAATCGTGCTCGCTTCACCGTGGGGCGCGCTTTATGATCGTGCCAAATTGACGATAAAACTCAGCTTCCCGGCAGTTCGGCAGGCTCTACCTGGTAACTGCGATAAACGTGGCgtctttgttttttgctacCCGTGTCGCACGAACGTTAGGTTGGCAGAAAGGGGAGCTTAATGATTTTACAACGACATCTGTCTTATCTGTTTCGACCCCGAAACCCACCCCGGTCTGAATGGGAGGAGAGCACTCGGCGGGGTacttcgtgtgtgtgtggagtgtACCGTGAAGGAAGCGATTCGTGAAGGTGTAATGCGCGTCGCCCTTATTCAGGTGCAGCTCCGTACTGAGCTGTAGCACACCTTGCGAAGGGGGGTGCAATATTCTGGCTCTAGGGTGGCAAAGAGTTTGGAACGATCTGGTGAGACACTGATCCACTTAGCTTAAACCGGAACTTACAGACGGATATACGTGTGTTCGAGCATTGGTGCTCGTGACATTCCAATGTAGGTGGTAACGTGGAAGTGAagctgtattgtttttttcttacccCTCCATCCTCAATATTGGATCATGAAGGatgttttgggattttttttttgcagagaAGGTATGTCTACCAGGCAATTGCCCATGCGACGGTAAACAAAACGTTGGAACAGTCGCCTTGTTGATGTTTACTTTCCTAATGTTGATCGTAAAGCATTTCGCAGTTAGACGAGTGACTGATGTGGatgaaatgagcactgaataTGCACaaagaaatattatttttcacacAGGGGAAATTCCCAATTCCGGCTAGACATGAGATGATCGCTGTTTTGCCGTTCGTTTACCTTTACTGTACATTTTCTAGTGGTTTTCGTAAGTGCTTAAACAAGGAATGGATAAATTGCTCACGGACCATTTTCAACTCTTCAAATAAACTGATACTAGAATGGTATCTTAGAACCATTCAAAAACCTCTCATCAAGGCGTTATCTTCCGACAAAGGTTATTATAAGTTTATTGCAAAGAAACGTGAGCTTTAAGACGATCATAATGTcaagtttggtttggtttttattgGAGTATTTCTGCTATAACAAGGCGCACACACAAAGACAGCAATTATGCATTGATTGCAATTGTTGTGAAGTGGTCTCATTAGGGCCACTTTTGATGGAGAGATCCAGCGCGCGGAGAACCAGAAcagtgtttgtattttttataccTCGCGTTGATGGCTGCAAAGCCCTTGGGATTGTACTTTCTATTAAACTCTGTTTTGCTTCTGAGGTTGTAGTTATTCATTTCGCTCCTCAGTTATGTAAATTATGATCTCAATACAAACTCCAtctgtgtatgtatgtatgaaCATAACCTCACTTTTAATTCAATTCTGCTCCGGTAAGATACGAATGATTTTGGAATCGACCGTATATCAAGCAATGGGTGCTGTAATAGCAACTAAAAAACCCCAGTCCGTTtgatttcggttcggtttgtaaTCAGTACCGGGTGATCATCTAAGTGTGATTCGTGCCAAAGTGGTgatgggagagagagagcaaaaaaatggaaaacagttTTCTTGCCTCATACGATCACAATGATCAGTTTGCTACTAAATCATTTATCGCCACAGTCACCCGGGCGGAAGGTGTGAACgatgggttttgttgtttgcataaTGCCCCTTTTCGATCGAGAGCGCATCATACCTTGCAATCGATTATGTTACCAAACGTCCCGCGCACGAAAATGAGCCGCTTGTTTGGATAGTTTCGTTTTGCCGTTCGTGGCCGGCCGCCCGCTTCGTGAACGGATGAGAACCAAcagtggcaaaaaaaaatagtaataatcATCATCTAGCATCTAGCAAGGCCATCGGCACAATTAGGCGAACTGGCCTCACACGCCGCTGCTCGCGAACGGAAAAGGGATGCTCGGTGGCACCAATCCGGCCCGGCATGATGATGTGTGCGAAAACATAAGCAACCATACGTGCCCGATGGATTACATCGCCGCTGAAGGTTTACGGGCACGGCTCGTGACGATCGCCAGATTGCAGTGCTTTCCATATTGGCTCGGTGCAGCAGCATAAGGTCGCCGGTTAGGCTCAACACACTGTGCATTAGGAGCTTAATCAATGAAATTAACGCCGGCGGTGTTTAATATATGCTTCTGGTTGGGAGACATCAGCGCATAAACGTTGCAACATTGATAGggaaatgatgaaaattttatttattttatgagtATTCAGTAACCgtgataaaattttaaataaaaaaaaaacagagagtGGGACattttatgatttgttt
The Anopheles moucheti chromosome 2, idAnoMoucSN_F20_07, whole genome shotgun sequence genome window above contains:
- the LOC128306890 gene encoding uncharacterized protein LOC128306890, with product MKCRIFCAALLSALVRISHSWDLRSIGIDRFRVRHVSLYHSRAFLTIESSNVSLVEATWPENTGNQWPRVLSSDWDERSCRGLRQVLGTDIDRLARLWVLCGADRDKLTCPPKLVIRSLLSPGTGEIHHQFRVSDNQRFHTIVVDPVPASDGDTRAFITLLDEDHVLLYSLFKRTVGKLQFQKNDLTSMHPISLSEVTINNNQLYVADTVSDRLFALPVRNIRQLAFPEDGVRKIIMKTNVTYLGRLLGRPCGLKLDFHDNLLYVLQRDGAIVKWTPGRSLKAENHRVILQQGSNITQIILGIAGKAWAVSGEYISHETHRHCMKIGV